TTTAATCAGATGAATCTTGATGGTAGCCTCCATAATCTGAGGAGTAACGATGCACATATGCCTCAGATCAACTTGCGTCACCTTACAATTCCACATATGGGTTTTGCTCAGCCCCAACAATCggttaatcagaggtataatgaaATGGAGGCCCCGTGGAGTCCAGCATACTATTCTCCTAGGCAGCCGGGACACCTTGATCCACGGCCAATATCAGATTTTCCAAATTCTCCTTCATCATCGCGGTACTATTCTCCCTACCCAGAGTTCCAAGAGAAAAGTTTTgatagaatgcctgaagagtaCAGTCGTCTTCAGGTCAATCATCCATCCCTATATGATCATCAACCTCAATATACGGATAACGTACTATTATTTCCGAATGGACCTGTACCAGACAAGGCTGGCTTTCCAGGAAACATCCTTCACGGTGCTAACACATTTGAGGGGAACAGTATCTGTGAGCATTGCCGAATGACTTTTCAGCGCAATCAACCTCACCCCGATTCCTCTTGGAAGCCTGGAGAACATTCTCATTTTGATATGGGAAATGGATTCCACCAGGTTGCAAATCCTTGTGCTGAGTGCCCACCAAAAAGAGAAATGTTTCCAGTGACTGCCGATGCCAATTTGCACCACTCATACTACCCCATCGAACAAAATGATCCTCGTTGCCGTCAGAGTGAGACTCATAGTCATGAAAGAGGGTGGAGCGTGCAGCATCAACCAAATGCTCGAGTTGAGGACCCACAGATCCATGCGTCTGGAGCTAGTAGGTTGACAGATCACTATGTTGTGGAAAATGCTGCCAGTATATCACTTTCCCATAGCAATTTAATTGACGGGCATCAGGTCCTTGCACAAGGTCTCAATTATGAAGACCTTCGTCACATTCGAACTGGACGGGATCCTGTTAGCCAGGTATATCATGATCAGGTGGTAGCCACAGGATCTCAGATTCATCTTCCCTCCATGGAGGACCGTGGAGTTCGATATGGAAATCTACCTTATGCTTACGGACCAGATGCAACCTACCAGGTTCCTCAAGCAAACATGCCTGCACATTCTTTGTGGAGGAATGTTCAAAGCCCAAGTCACGGAGGTCCTTCATACGAGGTTGCTAATCCACCACAGTTGGTCAATGGTTCTGCTAGTCCTGGATTTGTCAGGGGTATAATGGAAAATAGTCCTAGGTTGCAAGCTGGGATGGAGAACCAAAATTCTTGGCTTGATTCTTCACAGAAAAGGATGGGATTTGATGGTTTTTCCGTGCCTGAATATTCTTATGTaccagcccaaaacatgatatcAAATGCTCACACTGTGGGAAATCAGTCCGTGCATACTGTGGAAGCTATTCAGACCCCAGGTGGCATGCACACTTTTGCAACTCTGGAGGATCCGTCGTTAAAATCTGATTCAGAACCATTCCTTGGTGATAGGCCGGCTTCGTTGAATAGGTCTGGAACAAAGTTAACTGCTGATATGTGTGTCAGCGAGAAGGAGAGttttattcgccaggaagttgaACAGCTATGTCCTTCAGTGTTGGTGGAAGACTCTAATATGTGCAGCGGGACTCCGTCAGAAGCATTAATGGACAAAAATCCAAATACCCCTGTATCTCTTGGGTCCACTTGCCCAGAAAGTGCTGTAAAAGAAGGTGGTTCTGCCGATACTGAGACTAACCCAAAGGATCGGTTGGCTTGCTTACCTGATCAGATTTCTTCTGTGGAAAAGGTAGAATTACAAAGTGTTAAGGGTGTAAAAGCTGAAGTCCAAGAAAATGCTGATTCCATTCATGAGCATGACACTGCGGCTAAAGTGGCGAATGAGAACGATGCAGAGTTAGCTGTGAGGGTCacgatattattattattattagtttGCATCATATATGTTTAGTATTTGTGATTCTATATATAATACCATCTCTTGATTTACAGGATGGCCATGGGGGCTTGGAATTTGATTCTGACGACAATGTTAACAATTCCAAGATTGAGCCGACAAAGGCTGAGGAAGAAGCTATTGAGAAGGGATTGCAGGTTCTTGAAATCACTTTGTTCTGTCTTCCCTTTCCTCACTAGTCTCAAGCTAACATTTTTTTTCCGCATTCCAACTGTGATTCTTCTGAGGAGATTATGGGAAAACCTTTCTAGTCAAATCTCGTGTCACATTAGTTGCTGCTTCTCTTTCCTCTCAGATTTTTCCGAGGAGATTATACGGAAAACCTTCTGCattcattttgttttgtttgtttttagtGAATATTTTGTCAGGTTTTGTTATTTTCATATATATTATTTGAATAAAACTGTATTCATGTTGTATTGATATAGACAATCAAGAATGAAGATCTCGAGGAAATCCGGGAGTTGGGTTCTGGGACATATGGATCAGTTTATCACGGAAAGTGGAAGGGGTCAGATGTCGCTATAAAGAGAATCAAAGCCAGCTGCTTCGCAGGAAGGCCATCTGAAAGAGAACGTTTGGTATGTCCTTAATATATACATTCTCTGATATAAAAACTTCTGCTCTGTAAGCATGGTGGATCCTCTTCTTTTCACTTTCTCACTTGTGTAACCAGTAAAATGTTGGGATTTATTGACCATCATATCCTATTCTGGACGCTTCTTCTCCATCAGTGACATCAGAATCCTGCAAATGCTTGTAAATATAAAGATTCATAAGCTCTTTCCTCTTCTCCTGATATGCTCCTGCTAAAATTCTTTTGTCTTTTTTCCATGACTCGGGTTAGTAGGAAATATGACAAGTCTACTGTTTGCAATCTCATTGATGTGTTTCAAATAGTCACCCGAGATTCACTGATCTCCTGGCAAACCCCAAATTCTCTTCTACTCTTTTAGTAATGATAAAATACTGACCTGAAACACTAActtcctcaagcaaataaaatttTAGCTCAGGCACTGACTATGAAGATGTTCATAGTCCATGAACTATATCAATATATAGTATTAGGTATAATTGGTGCCAACTTTCAGCAAGTATATTACGTTGATCTATGACGCTCTTCTTTTTggcattatttttctctttcaatGTGACCATAGCTTTAAGATGGATTGCCTCTCATATCATCGGTGTTCACTGGAGATCTCATATCGTTTAAAATATTGATTGACCATTTCCTACCCAAATTaggaagaaaataagaggaagaaGTTGAAAAGAGGGATTCAAATGATATTGTCTAGCATTCTTATCACCACTTCTAGTTATGACCTGAGTTCTAATGGTGAAATTTAATTTGATGCTACACTTTGCTTATTGCGCTGCTTTGTTTCACTCTGTCTTCATTCTCCAGAAGTAGTCTATATTTTGAACCCAATCTTATTTTCCTCTTCATTTTCTGTTCATTAGATTGCAGATTTCTGGAGGGAAGCTCTGACATTAAGTTCACTGCACCATCCAAATGTTGTTTCTTTTTACGGTGTAGTCCGTGATGGCCCTGATGGATCTTTAGCAACTGTTACAGAATTCATGGTCAATGGATCGTTGAAGCAGTTTTTACAGAAAAAGGACAGGTACATTTTGCTTTTCAGTTATCTAGGAGGTAACCGTCAGAGTTGGACTTCATTATTTTCACAATTTCATTAAGTTAAAGGACATTGTCAATGTTCTAGATAGTTCGCATCTTCAACATATCTTTGATAACTATTTATTCAACAGGACTATTGATCGTCGTAAAAGGCTTATCATTGCCATGGATACTGCTTTTGGAATGGAGTATCTGCATGGGAAAAACATTGTTCACTTTGatcttaaatgtgaaaatctgttgGTGAATATGCGGGATCCACATCGACCTGTCTGCAAGGTATGATGAATACTCATATTTCCTTGAGCGCCACAGCCTAGTTAAGATATTTCAGAATTCATTGTATCTGAAGATAAAAATGCATTTAGATTTGTGGAGTTCAGTAACACTACAACTCTCGTACTGTAGTGGATATATTTAGCGCCTGACACTACATTGCTTTACCTTTAGATTGGTGATCTTGGCCTATCAAAGGTGAAACAGCACACTTTAGTCTCAGGAGGTGTTCGTGGCACTTTACCCTGGATGGCACCTGAGCTTCTAAGTGGAAAAACTAAGGTGACAGAGAAGGTAACGTCTTGTCTTTGAAAAGCCGGAGGTTATGTTGTTATGTTTGCTCTTTCATGAAGTGATCATTAACCTTTTTCTGCGATGCAGATTGATGTTTACTCTTTTGGAATTGTTATGTGGGAGTTGCTTACTGGTGATGAACCATATGCAGATATGCATTGTGCTTCAATAATAGGTATGTACCCGTTCTAAATGcatgttatttttctttttctctttgtttgcCAGAGAAATCAATCTCCTCTACTTGTTTGTATCACCTTGAAACTTCCCTTCCTTAAAAGAACCACTTTCAGAGAACCActgaaaaaaaagaattaaaaaaaaaggagacaaaagaaaaagaagaagaagaagaagaagaagacaattCACTAAGTGGATGCAGTATCTTTTAGAATCCCTGTCCATTTGTGTCTCTGTCACTGGGTACTTGTGAATGCTTGCTGATGGACTCTTTAATCTAGGTAGCGTCTAGGTCATATATGAGAATAGTACCAATTATACTGTATAATGCAATCGAAACGTGTTTGATCATTTATGCATGTCTGATGGTTATCTATATCTATTTGCTGTTGTGGTTGTCTTAGTAGCTCTTGGCATATTTTCTGTCCTTGCATGGCTAGCGTCGTGATTGTAAATTGTTAAGAGAATGAAATTTGgaccttttatttatttattggaaATGAAgttaataaaagtaaaagaatggTTCTTCGCAAAGTTAGCCCAAGAAGATTGTATATTTGGGCACCAAAAGCTTGTCCGCAAATGGGCTCCGTACCCATGGCTAAACCAGAAAGGATTGAATATCCAGTGATGTTGGCGAATCCAATAGCAAGGGAACCACCAGCTAGTGCTAAATCACCGATCCGGCCAAGAACAAGCATAGAGATCATGGACCGGGAGTAAAGTAAAAGACCGGTGAGAATCATAGGAAGAGCGATATTAGCAATGGATTGAGCTTCTTTGAAAACAAGGGAAAGATGAGTGATTTTGCTGTTGGTTTTGTGGGGGTAattagggacctcagaattctgCGCTTGATATTGGTTTGTTGGGCTTTTGGGTATCAAAGGGGCAAACATGTCGGCTTCTTGAGGAACTTTAATGGAGAGggtacatttttatttatttatttagttagTTATATCTTCAACACAATTTCCAGTGATACAAGGTGTTGAAGGAGTCTGCTTATTATATATAGGCTGTAGCTGTTACTTATCTACAAAAACCAGTTTCCGCATTCTGGACGTGTGTAAATATTTTCATATTACTTGAGGGATTACTCATCTTGTTTTATGATATATAGGAGGAATTGTTAACAATACACTGCGTCCACAAATTCCAACATGGTGTGATCCCGAATGGAAAGCGCTGATGGAGAGTTGTTGGGCCCCTGAGCCGGCAGAGAGGCCATCATTCTCAGAAATCTCTCAAAAATTGAGAACTATGGCAGCGGCAATGAACCTGAAATAATGCCTGTTTCAGGAGTTACCATACTCGCTCCTTCCAAAACAGTTAGTCATTCACATGTTGActgagaaagatgaaaggatAGCGCATGTTTCACTTCGAAGTTGTTACCGTCTCCCAAGATGGCACCAAACTATAATAAACATTCTTAAATATGTTTTCTCGTCCGGTAACTTCATATGGCCTATTAACAATATGAAGTCATTGCAACACGGACGTCCTAGTGCTATATTCAAGATCATATTACAATACTTTGAATTATACTATGATCTTGAAGCCGAGTAGTACGTTTATGCATCTTCCGAAAGACCATTGGGGTTGGCCGGCATTTCAACTTTGTCAAGGTCTCAGCATATGTTAAGGTTATGATGATGCTGGTGCAGTTCATTCAGATATTGATTTTTCTTGTTTCAGATATCTGTTGGAACTGGTAAAGCAGTGTATATAAATTAATGATAATTTATACATCTGAAGTTATATGATTTTCATTTTCTGTATTACATTAGCATACAGCTATACAATATAAAATCTGTAGGCAGGTAAGTTGCTCTCTTTTGCAATGAAGGAAGCAGCCATTGCTCTACCTAGTTGAATTTTAAGTGTAACAAATTGTTGAGATAAGGCCCCCTTAAGTTTTATACACAGTTATACTCTGCTAGAATtattttactttatattttgaagtgctatattgaggtTTTTACTCTTTCAAGGGTGATTTATTCTAGGCAAATCTACGATCTAAGCTCATGGTACGTATTGTCCGCTATAGCACAACAAACCGCATGGATCGTCTCTTGGGCTACGCTATATTGGGTCAAAAATACGTGCGTATCATGTGAATTTGTTTTATAAGAATGTGAATTTGTGTCATATCTTATAAAGTACTTTACTTTCCCCTCCCATTTCGATGTGGGGTTCGTCTAAGGTGATATGTGGACCCTTCTTTAGAAGCTTGCCAGCTGAAGCCTGCCAGTCCTGCTTGACATGCCCCTCATCGGCCTGTCCTCGGTCATAGGCGTTACACTCTTCATGCGCCCCTATATCTTTTATTATTGAGCATTGCTTTAGCTTTTTTTTGATGGTGATTCAGATTTGTTCGATGAAGCTAATCTCTTCAATCTCTTACTAGTTGACCTTGAACCCTATAACTTTGAGGTAAAACATCAAAACGAGTTTCACAATGATCATCAATTTATCAGAAATGTCTTCCTTTATTTGTACTTGAAACCGACAGTGTGAGCAAGCAACCTAACACGGATGAAGCTAACTCTTATCTCAAGTAAAAATAAATTAATGGTTGTGCTTTACCTTTGCTAATAATTCTTTTGTGTATTGTCTAGTTATTCAGGATTATCTTCTAACTAAATAAAGATGGAGCTAAGTGTATGAAACTAAGTATAAAGTTTAGTTTATATTTAATAAAGATACATCAAAAATTGATATTTTCTTGTCCCAATCTACCAAACCAACCTAACTAAGGCAAGCTAGTGTTTGTATAAACACCTAGTTGACTTAAATTCCTTTCTTctgttgtttctttttcttttattttccctTTATAATTTTATTTGACTAGTTTCCTAATTTTTGCTGGGACCAATTAGTTTAAAAAtgaatttaataaaaaaattgtTAATAGTAAATCCAAAGGTCAAATTCCTTGACATCATCATATGATAGTTATATTTCTAGAAACACAAGTCCTTTTGTGTACCTAATACGCGGGATTGTACTTTTCAACCAAAAGTCAACTTTTTGTACGTACCATTTTGACTTACTACGTGTCAAGTGGATAATCTTAGAGTAATTTTATTAGAACAGAAGTAAAAAAACTATTGGACTTGAGAAATTAGAAGGAAAAAAGGCAGTAATTCTCAATGGCCAATGGGTTGATTTGGTTGCAACAAAAGCAAGTTTGTctggttattaaaacaaacaaacaatGTAAAAAAACGGTACATAAAGTATCCCGTGTTCCTATAGAGATCGAGAAAAAACCGTACTCTAAAAAATGTAGTGCACACAACCTGTCATAATAAAGTATTTTTCTGGTTTTGTCCGATACCGATACCTGCTGACCTGACTTATTCAGTTTTGTGTTATGTAGAATTTGTTTAAGGGAAAACTATCACTTCCTACTAAGAAATTTTTTCATTAACATAATCCGAATCTGATTTCTAGTCAAAAGTGGAGGAATCCATTCATCCCACCATATTCCCTAGTGATTTATCAACATCATTAGATTGTTCCTTTTGTTGTATAGTTGATTATAACCGCGATTTTAAAAGGTAGTACAGATTCATGTTGATGTAACTATAAGAAGGGGGTTAGCTTTATATATATTGACCGTGTAAAAAACTTTTATTATGGTATTTTAACATGTTGAAGCAGTAACCTGCCTTATTTTCTGTGTTACTAAACTTCTTTTTTTTGACGGTTaacataattattttttatatgaCATAAAAAATATTAAAGTTCTTTTATAATATCAGTATACAATAGTAATTGTTCACAACAAGCGTGATACATATCAATAGATGCATGGAACTTTAAGAAATAGAGTAAATAATTTAATTTGGTAACCAATTAAATCAAATGCTTTGGAGCAACAGTAAAGTTGTTTCTgcatgacctataggtcacgagtTTGAGCCGTGAAAATatccactaatgcttgcattaagaTAGGCTGTCTACATTACACCTCTTGGGGATGCGGTTCTTCCCCGACCCTATCCAAAAATGGAGATGCTTTGTGATAATATAAGTGTATATAAGTTAAAATCCAGcaaaattataatataaaaacaCATTTATTTGATGTTTACAAATAAATCATTTTAGGTATATTTCGATAAAGAGTGTGATAGACAGTAGCAATTGGAAACGAAAGAATGTAATAAAATTAGAAGTGTGTAAATAAATGCATGGTAAAGTAATAAAGTCGTTAAAGAGATAAGGCCAAGTCAATTTCCTTGGATACCAGAATGTGATATAGTAATTCATTATGGGTTTGTTAAAAGAGGGGTTGACAATCATACAGATGAGTTAAGAAttatttttatattcttttatAATATAGTATTATTATCCTACAAAAAGTGAATGAAGTGATAATAACAGCTACATTAATTTAAGGGTGCAGATAAATTATTgttgaagaaaaacaaaagtcATTAAGGGTCTACTTCAAAGAATATTTGGTTAGATTATAtagaaaattaattatttaaaagtTCATTTATATCAAGAGTCCATTGTAGGGCAACTTTGTCAACCCTCCTTTAATTAGCTAGATCATTTTTTTCTGGTTCCTAGGTCTATATATAATTAATACCTTATTAATATTTAAATCTCCTTCCTTAATCTctctttctttaattctttgcaTATATAGGGACTGAGCCTACAGGTGGATCATAGTATTATAGTTTAATTTTATAAACTAATGGTCTTAATGTACTTTATTATTTGAATGTTGTTCATACATGAATATCGTGAAGTGGATAAGAATATGAGACTTACTAATAAAGTTAAGAGACCATATAGGGTTATAATAAGATGGATCAGATTCTTTCGCCATTAATCAGAGTTCTCGAATTCGAGCTTGAGTATGAAAAAATCCTAACATGAAAGGCTTCTCCCTTTAATGCAACTTACACAATGAGAAtcgaatagaaaattaaaaaaaagaaaagaaaagaaatttctATCTCTCTCTTTAAGGTATTCAATTTATTTAAAGAGAATTAGAAAACTCACATAATTTCCGAAAGATTAGCCCCTTTAATAAGATTGCAACATTAATATTATGTTATTAAATGAGGATTAAGTCTTCCTCTCATTCTCCCCCTACAATAGATGTCAATTTCAACGGGATAGTCACCAACAGTTATAAGGAGGGCGAACGAGAAAATATtacgtgattttttttttttatttgcttaagttttgatggACAAAATTACCAGATATTTGTATTGAAACTGCTGTCAGCTGATCGGAGAGAGATATCATATACCTGGGGGAATAGTCAAGGTGCATGTAATTAGCTGGCTCTGACACCAGCTATATTTGTTTAGCCTTTTTAATAATactaaataattaaattaatgttAAAGTCCAAATAGAAATAATTCCAACACAATATCTATATCAAGTAGAGTATTTACTAGTACTAGCAAAAAGCATCACTTATGGGAAAGAGAAGTACTAACTATTAACACTAAAGCAAGAAGTCTACATTTTAACTATCAAGATGTATACTTATTATCTAGGAAAATCAAAAATCTTTACGAGGCTCGCttattaattaatttatctaAAACATTCAAAATTACTATAGAAGTTTAGGACAACAACTATTCTCGACTCGCTGactaatttattaaaaaaaagaaaaaggagccGCACAAAACATCTCGTATTTATGCAAGATTCGAAGAAGGACCACACCTCTAGTGATATGATGTAGATAACCTACCCTAATACAAGTACTATTGAttgcttccacggctcgaacccgtgaacTATAGCTCACACGGAGAGAACCTATGATAATACAAATATTAGTCGCTAATTTatcacatacaatattcaaaaaAATACTTTATTACTAGTTTAAAAGTACTTTTCACAACACGAACTGCCTTTCCCCCCACACCCTCTTATTCTACACCATTTGCAGATTTGTATCAAGATTTTGTCAAATCCCCTCCACAAAATTTATGAATACTAACTAATCAGCTTACCTTTTAGCCCTAGGTAACTTATTGATAATTGAGATTCCAAGAAGTCAAAAGATACATACTTAGCACAAAAAACTAATAAGTTGTAGCATATGAGAGGTTAGGAAGAAAAGTTTTGTGGGGTTGTTTTGGTTGAAGATTTGCAAAAAGATATTCCCCCCTTCCCCACCCCTAACTATATATCGAatccaaaatttaaatttgatagGTTCAGCTTTTAATTGCATTTAATTTAATgtacttttaaaattatatattcaAAATGGAGTATGGTTTCG
The Nicotiana sylvestris chromosome 11, ASM39365v2, whole genome shotgun sequence DNA segment above includes these coding regions:
- the LOC104249523 gene encoding uncharacterized protein, with protein sequence MDSPTMTNPGSLCSSNDDTPRVKFLCSFSGSILPRPQDGKLRYVGGETRIVSVPRDISFEELMAKMREIFEGAMVLKYQQPDEDLDALVSVVNDDDVVNMMEEYDKLGSGDGFTRLRIFLFSHPDQDRSLHFCDGDERDNERRYVDALNSLNESPEYRTAQHNEFQITGPLDDLHVAEQCFNQMNLDGSLHNLRSNDAHMPQINLRHLTIPHMGFAQPQQSVNQRYNEMEAPWSPAYYSPRQPGHLDPRPISDFPNSPSSSRYYSPYPEFQEKSFDRMPEEYSRLQVNHPSLYDHQPQYTDNVLLFPNGPVPDKAGFPGNILHGANTFEGNSICEHCRMTFQRNQPHPDSSWKPGEHSHFDMGNGFHQVANPCAECPPKREMFPVTADANLHHSYYPIEQNDPRCRQSETHSHERGWSVQHQPNARVEDPQIHASGASRLTDHYVVENAASISLSHSNLIDGHQVLAQGLNYEDLRHIRTGRDPVSQVYHDQVVATGSQIHLPSMEDRGVRYGNLPYAYGPDATYQVPQANMPAHSLWRNVQSPSHGGPSYEVANPPQLVNGSASPGFVRGIMENSPRLQAGMENQNSWLDSSQKRMGFDGFSVPEYSYVPAQNMISNAHTVGNQSVHTVEAIQTPGGMHTFATLEDPSLKSDSEPFLGDRPASLNRSGTKLTADMCVSEKESFIRQEVEQLCPSVLVEDSNMCSGTPSEALMDKNPNTPVSLGSTCPESAVKEGGSADTETNPKDRLACLPDQISSVEKVELQSVKGVKAEVQENADSIHEHDTAAKVANENDAELADGHGGLEFDSDDNVNNSKIEPTKAEEEAIEKGLQTIKNEDLEEIRELGSGTYGSVYHGKWKGSDVAIKRIKASCFAGRPSERERLIADFWREALTLSSLHHPNVVSFYGVVRDGPDGSLATVTEFMVNGSLKQFLQKKDRTIDRRKRLIIAMDTAFGMEYLHGKNIVHFDLKCENLLVNMRDPHRPVCKIGDLGLSKVKQHTLVSGGVRGTLPWMAPELLSGKTKVTEKIDVYSFGIVMWELLTGDEPYADMHCASIIGGIVNNTLRPQIPTWCDPEWKALMESCWAPEPAERPSFSEISQKLRTMAAAMNLK